In one Culex quinquefasciatus strain JHB chromosome 2, VPISU_Cqui_1.0_pri_paternal, whole genome shotgun sequence genomic region, the following are encoded:
- the LOC6043219 gene encoding protein limb expression 1 homolog encodes MMVYSEEPIWPIPHIPALYDDGDYGVNVVEALQEFWQMKAARGADLKNGALVIYESIPSTSQPYVCYVTLPGGSCFGSFQNCPTKAEARRSSAKIALMNSVFNEHPSRRISDDFIEKAVLEARASFKGENTEEDGPDTGIGAFRFMLETNKGRTMLEFQELMTVFQLLHWNGSLKAMRERQCSRQEVVAHYSNRSLDDEMRQQMALDWIERENENPGLLSRELAIAERELETARLAGRELRFPKEKKDILQMAHNQLNVGSNINS; translated from the exons ATGATGGTCTACTCGGAAGAACCCATCTGGCCGATACCGCACATTCCGGCGCTGTACGACGACGGAGATTACGGTG TCAATGTCGTCGAGGCGCTGCAAGAGTTCTGGCAGATGAAGGCAGCGCGGGGAGCCGACCTGAAGAATGGCGCCCTTGTGATATACGAATCGATCCCGTCCACGAGTCAACCGTACGTCTGCTACGTCACCTTGCCCGGCGGCAGCTGTTTCGGAAGTTTTCAG aatTGTCCCACTAAAGCCGAAGCCCGACGATCATCCGCCAAGATAGCTTTAATGAATTCCGTATTCAACGAGCATCCGTCCCGCCGGATCAGCGATGACTTCATCGAGAAGGCGGTCCTGGAGGCGCGGGCGTCCTTCAAGGGGGAAAACACAGAAGAGGACGGACCGGACACGGGAATCGGTGCCTTCAG GTTCATGCTGGAAACCAACAAAGGACGAACGATGCTCGAGTTCCAGGAGCTGATGACCGTCTTCCAGTTGCTCCACTGGAACGGTTCGCTCAAGGCTATGCGCGAGAGGCAATGTTCCCGGCAGGAGGTGGTCGCACACTACTCGAACCGCTCGTTGGACGACGAAATGCGCCAGCAGATGGCGCTGGACTGGATCGAGCGTGAAAACGAAAACCCCGGACTGCTGAGTAGGGAGCTGGCGATCGCCGAAAGAGAACTAGAGACTGCTCGGCTGGCAGGACGAGAACTGCGGTTCCCCAAGGAGAAGAAGGACATCCTCCAGATGGCGCACAACCAGCTCAACGTTGGCAGCAATATCAACAGTTGA